The following are encoded together in the Campylobacter devanensis genome:
- the dnaE gene encoding DNA polymerase III subunit alpha → MSLDFTHLHLHTEYSLLDGANKIKTLAKRLKEMNIKSCAITDHGNMFGAIEFYKGMRAEGIKPIIGLEAYIHNNDDISSKESRYRFHLCLFAKNEIGYQNLMYLSSMSYIKGYYYYPRINKKLLREHSEGLVCSSACLAGEVNFHLNLSERNIKRGAGGYEAAKAAALEYKDIFGDDFYLEIMRHGIFDQQRIDSDIIRLSKETGIKLIATNDAHYTTKDSAIAQKIFVYISANKNFDESVKEQVLSEFYAKSPEQMSEIFADIPEVVSNTQEIVNKCNLEIKLGNATPPNFKFTQEYAKARDLALPNPNLEYDLDNDSLLFEYECKEGLKKRLEFIDPSKHQIYKDRLDLEINTIKNMKFPGYMLIVADFINEAKKRGIPVGPGRGSAAGSLVAYALRITDLDPIPYNLLFERFLNPERISMPDIDVDFCQNRRSEVIDYVIEKYGQYNVAQVATFGKLLAKGVIRDVARVMGMPYADADAMAKLIPDELGISLKGYTNKKGEFEPGAFEKEPKIAELIENNELARSVWQYACELEGLNRNPGMHAAGIVISNEELWKKAPLWRQSNAEDGHYVTQYTKDYLEDVDLIKFDFLGLKTLTVIDDAIKLIKARFNQDILWEKIDFNDPKTYQTIQSGNTLGIFQIESSGMQKLAAKLKPDCFEDIIAMIALYRPGPLNSGMVDDFIDIKHGKKSVEYAFDALRPILEPTYGVIVYQEQVMQVVQTVGGFSLGGADLVRRAMSKKKEDEMLRLKTQYLDGASQNGFDRDKADALFELIMKFAEYGFNKSHSAAYALITFQTAYLKTYYPAEFMAALLSSEENNADKITKYIEEIRRLDIELLPPSVSKSSSEFSVISNEGKDAIIYGLGAIKGVGGSAIEDITNIRKDGLNSLEDLVSKSDCTAVNKRVYESLIKSGALDEFGYTRKTLMQNLEYITDQSKKSSDIKREAQFSLFGDDESMSKMVLNLSLAPDEFTQRELLSFEQEYLGVYISGHPLDEFKSSIEAISHTNSTQFDTIEDGNEIIVIGKIEDISIKLTKSGNKMGIITILDMYGSMEATVFSHIQKIESMPKDELNKPLVFKMLFNRDDQQVKLKVNEIYTLEEAGNTKITLKSNKITAEEIEENKEYFDAIKHSTILDILKSAKNGEHLIIAKLNDISIKDTKSGNKMAILSVTDKSSNADMFAFDVACTQASEIINTDRLYALKVTPPRDTNSKMIVNQIIDIDEAKNGDITLRNAPKKRAINTETTIEQPSSNIVGKLEIELKLSALNKNKINQIYQLAHRHNAIIGAKKSLILRVLDENKTQIMQFVTEFSVTDDFESELNTLLVG, encoded by the coding sequence ATGAGTTTGGATTTTACCCATCTGCATTTACATACTGAGTATTCGCTTTTAGATGGAGCTAATAAGATTAAAACTTTAGCTAAAAGACTAAAAGAGATGAATATAAAATCTTGTGCTATTACTGATCATGGAAATATGTTTGGAGCAATTGAGTTTTATAAAGGGATGAGGGCTGAGGGGATAAAGCCAATTATTGGTCTTGAAGCCTATATCCATAATAACGATGATATAAGCTCTAAAGAGAGTAGATATAGATTTCATCTATGCTTATTTGCTAAAAATGAGATAGGATATCAAAATTTAATGTATCTTAGCTCAATGAGCTATATCAAGGGTTATTACTACTATCCAAGAATCAATAAAAAGCTATTAAGAGAGCATAGTGAGGGGCTAGTTTGTAGCTCGGCTTGTTTGGCTGGTGAGGTGAATTTTCATCTAAATTTAAGTGAGAGAAATATCAAAAGGGGCGCAGGCGGATATGAAGCAGCCAAAGCCGCAGCGCTAGAGTATAAAGATATATTTGGTGATGATTTTTATCTTGAGATTATGCGTCATGGGATATTTGACCAGCAGCGAATCGATAGCGATATTATCAGATTATCTAAAGAGACTGGTATTAAATTAATCGCCACAAACGACGCTCACTACACCACCAAAGATAGCGCCATAGCACAAAAAATCTTTGTCTATATCTCAGCCAATAAAAATTTCGATGAGAGTGTCAAAGAGCAGGTTTTAAGCGAATTTTATGCTAAATCCCCAGAGCAGATGAGCGAGATTTTTGCTGATATCCCAGAAGTGGTATCTAATACCCAAGAGATAGTAAATAAGTGTAATTTAGAGATTAAATTAGGCAACGCCACTCCGCCAAATTTTAAATTCACTCAAGAATATGCCAAAGCAAGGGATCTAGCCTTGCCAAATCCAAATTTAGAGTATGATTTGGATAATGATAGCCTTTTGTTTGAATATGAGTGTAAAGAGGGGCTTAAAAAGCGTTTAGAGTTTATCGATCCTAGCAAACATCAAATTTACAAAGATAGGCTAGACTTAGAGATAAACACCATTAAAAATATGAAATTCCCAGGCTACATGCTTATCGTGGCTGACTTTATCAACGAAGCCAAAAAGCGCGGTATCCCAGTAGGCCCAGGGCGTGGCTCGGCTGCTGGAAGCTTGGTAGCTTACGCCCTTCGTATAACTGACCTTGATCCGATCCCATATAACTTGCTATTTGAGAGATTTTTAAATCCTGAGCGTATCAGTATGCCTGATATTGATGTGGATTTTTGTCAAAACCGCAGAAGCGAAGTTATTGATTATGTGATTGAAAAATATGGCCAGTATAATGTCGCTCAAGTAGCTACATTTGGTAAGCTCTTAGCCAAAGGTGTTATAAGAGATGTCGCTAGGGTTATGGGTATGCCATACGCTGATGCTGATGCGATGGCAAAGCTAATTCCTGATGAGCTTGGAATTAGCTTAAAAGGCTACACAAATAAAAAGGGTGAATTTGAGCCTGGAGCCTTTGAAAAAGAGCCAAAAATCGCTGAATTGATAGAGAATAATGAGCTAGCTAGAAGCGTGTGGCAATATGCTTGCGAGCTTGAAGGCTTAAATAGAAATCCCGGTATGCACGCTGCTGGTATAGTAATTAGCAATGAAGAACTATGGAAAAAGGCACCACTATGGCGACAAAGCAACGCCGAAGATGGCCACTATGTTACGCAATATACTAAGGATTATTTAGAAGATGTAGATCTAATCAAATTTGACTTTTTAGGGCTTAAAACTCTAACTGTGATTGATGATGCGATTAAGCTTATTAAAGCTAGATTCAATCAAGATATTTTATGGGAAAAGATCGATTTTAACGACCCTAAAACCTACCAAACTATACAAAGTGGCAACACTCTTGGAATTTTTCAGATAGAATCTAGCGGAATGCAAAAATTGGCCGCCAAATTAAAGCCCGATTGCTTCGAAGATATAATCGCTATGATCGCACTCTATCGCCCAGGGCCGCTAAATTCAGGTATGGTGGATGACTTTATAGATATCAAACATGGCAAAAAGAGCGTAGAATACGCTTTTGATGCCTTGCGACCGATATTGGAGCCAACTTATGGAGTTATAGTCTATCAAGAGCAAGTCATGCAAGTAGTCCAAACCGTGGGTGGATTTAGCCTTGGTGGAGCGGATTTAGTCCGCAGGGCAATGAGTAAGAAAAAAGAAGATGAGATGTTAAGGCTCAAAACCCAGTATCTAGATGGTGCTTCTCAAAATGGCTTTGATAGGGATAAGGCTGATGCGCTCTTTGAGTTGATTATGAAATTTGCCGAATATGGATTTAACAAATCCCACTCCGCAGCTTATGCTCTTATCACCTTTCAAACAGCATATTTAAAGACCTATTATCCGGCTGAATTTATGGCTGCTCTTTTAAGTAGTGAAGAGAATAACGCCGATAAAATCACCAAATATATAGAAGAGATCCGCCGCCTAGATATAGAGCTACTCCCGCCTAGCGTTAGTAAAAGTAGTAGTGAATTTAGCGTTATTAGCAATGAAGGTAAGGATGCCATCATCTATGGTTTAGGCGCTATTAAAGGCGTTGGGGGATCAGCGATTGAAGATATCACAAATATCAGAAAAGATGGCCTAAATAGCTTAGAAGATCTAGTGTCTAAAAGCGATTGTACCGCAGTAAATAAGCGAGTTTATGAATCACTCATAAAATCAGGCGCCTTGGATGAATTTGGCTACACTAGAAAAACTTTGATGCAAAATCTTGAGTATATCACAGACCAATCCAAAAAAAGCTCCGATATCAAAAGAGAGGCGCAATTCTCACTATTTGGCGATGATGAGAGTATGAGTAAAATGGTGCTTAATCTAAGCTTAGCCCCAGATGAATTCACCCAAAGAGAGCTTTTAAGCTTCGAACAAGAGTATCTAGGCGTATATATCAGCGGACATCCATTAGATGAGTTTAAAAGTAGCATTGAAGCCATTTCGCATACGAATTCAACGCAGTTTGACACTATCGAAGATGGCAATGAGATTATCGTAATAGGCAAGATAGAAGATATTTCAATCAAGCTGACAAAATCTGGCAATAAAATGGGTATCATAACCATCCTTGATATGTATGGAAGTATGGAAGCTACGGTATTTTCTCATATACAAAAGATAGAATCAATGCCAAAAGATGAGCTAAATAAACCACTTGTATTTAAGATGCTTTTTAATAGAGACGACCAACAAGTCAAGTTAAAAGTAAATGAAATTTACACTCTTGAAGAGGCCGGAAATACCAAAATCACACTAAAATCCAACAAAATCACCGCCGAAGAGATAGAAGAGAATAAAGAGTATTTTGACGCCATCAAGCACTCTACAATCCTAGATATCTTAAAAAGTGCTAAAAACGGCGAACATCTCATCATTGCTAAGCTAAATGATATCAGCATCAAAGATACAAAATCAGGCAATAAAATGGCGATATTAAGCGTAACTGACAAAAGCTCAAATGCCGATATGTTTGCCTTTGATGTGGCTTGTACTCAAGCTAGTGAGATAATCAACACAGATAGATTATACGCACTCAAAGTCACACCACCAAGAGACACAAACTCAAAAATGATAGTCAATCAAATCATCGATATAGATGAGGCAAAAAATGGCGATATAACCCTTAGAAACGCACCTAAAAAAAGAGCCATAAATACAGAAACTACTATCGAACAACCTAGCTCAAATATCGTTGGCAAATTAGAAATTGAGCTAAAATTAAGCGCTTTAAACAAAAATAAAATCAATCAAATTTACCAACTCGCACACAGACACAACGCTATAATCGGAGCCAAAAAGAGCTTGATCTTAAGAGTTTTAGATGAGAACAAAACGCAAATTATGCAGTTTGTAACTGAATTTAGCGTAACTGATGATTTCGAAAGTGAGCTAAATACGCTTTTAGTTGGATAA
- a CDS encoding phosphatidylserine decarboxylase, which yields MNNLGIISRYGYKCITISVVLLILSWIFDFWFSFFTILLLATLWVYRNPERLPQSEDSKAILSPIDGVVEDIKKCNYNGRGYSEILIRSRIIDCGVLRATCDMEISDIKRRNGLNLHSSDSNSNLLNNRATIISKNQDIILRISTSALTSKIYLESINYVKSGRRIGFIKDGKISLLMPLNTRISLTKGDKVKACNIIGYIDE from the coding sequence ATGAATAATCTAGGAATCATAAGCAGATATGGATATAAATGCATCACTATTTCAGTGGTGCTTTTAATACTATCTTGGATTTTTGATTTTTGGTTTAGTTTTTTTACTATCTTACTTTTAGCTACTTTGTGGGTTTATAGAAACCCTGAAAGACTACCGCAAAGTGAAGATTCTAAAGCTATATTATCTCCTATTGATGGAGTTGTAGAAGATATTAAAAAATGCAATTATAATGGCCGTGGTTATAGTGAAATTTTAATTCGCTCAAGAATTATTGACTGCGGTGTTTTGCGTGCTACTTGTGATATGGAGATATCTGATATTAAAAGGCGTAATGGTCTAAATTTACATAGCAGCGATTCAAACTCAAATTTATTAAATAACCGAGCTACCATAATATCTAAAAATCAAGATATTATACTTCGTATTAGCACTTCAGCACTTACTTCTAAGATTTATTTAGAAAGTATAAATTATGTTAAATCTGGTCGTAGAATAGGCTTTATTAAAGATGGCAAAATCTCTCTTTTGATGCCTTTAAATACGAGAATATCTCTTACTAAAGGTGATAAAGTAAAAGCTTGTAATATTATAGGTTATATAGATGAATAG
- a CDS encoding PAS domain-containing protein — MSTNLLNNQQKEIGDEAFITTKTDLKGYITYANSYFLNIVNAKNSDLIGKNHNIVRHPDMPKYVFKLLWDRIKNKQEIFAFVKNITFDGGYYWVFANVTSSLDESGNIIGYYSVRRKANPQAVEKIIPIYQKMLELEKFSGIEASQKYIADLLATHNTTYDRFVNELQRTKG, encoded by the coding sequence ATGAGTACTAATCTACTAAATAATCAGCAAAAAGAGATTGGCGATGAAGCTTTCATTACTACAAAGACAGATTTAAAAGGCTACATTACTTATGCTAATAGCTATTTTTTAAATATCGTAAATGCCAAAAATTCAGATCTCATAGGCAAAAATCACAATATAGTTCGCCATCCTGATATGCCAAAGTATGTATTTAAGCTACTTTGGGATAGGATAAAAAACAAACAAGAGATATTTGCTTTTGTTAAAAATATAACCTTTGATGGTGGGTATTACTGGGTATTTGCCAATGTTACAAGCTCTCTTGATGAAAGTGGCAATATCATAGGCTACTACTCAGTGCGACGCAAAGCCAATCCACAAGCCGTGGAGAAAATCATCCCAATATACCAAAAAATGTTAGAATTAGAAAAATTCAGCGGAATCGAAGCTAGCCAAAAATATATAGCCGATTTATTAGCTACGCACAACACTACATACGACCGCTTTGTCAATGAACTACAAAGAACAAAAGGATAA
- a CDS encoding type II restriction endonuclease, giving the protein MVYKNIDKIKVELNIMSSLIGSKNMEYDFDLLFNKYPEIRKCLPLLIAVREKEIKVIDNGKN; this is encoded by the coding sequence ATTGTTTATAAAAATATTGATAAAATCAAAGTTGAGTTGAATATTATGAGCTCTTTAATAGGTTCAAAAAATATGGAATATGACTTTGATTTATTATTTAATAAATACCCTGAAATAAGAAAATGTTTACCTCTACTTATTGCTGTAAGAGAAAAAGAAATCAAAGTAATAGATAATGGAAAAAATTAA
- a CDS encoding DNA adenine methylase, with protein MNKKLSKPFLKWAGGKGQLLNKFKELYPQELINGEVKIYIEPFVGGGAVLFDILQNYQIEKAYINDINKELINCYRCIKADLKEVIKQLDILEKEYLSSEDRASYFYKVRDRYNEIHLNEHYDFEKCADFIFLNKTCFNGLYRVNKDGKFNVPHGKYKNPLICDKENLRLCSHLLQKVEISFGSYEQVLEKADNNTFVYFDPPYRPLMEKNSFVSYDKSGFDDNDQIKLTENYKFLDNKKSLLMLSNSDPKNTNEEDNFFDDIYKGFEIERVFAKRMINSSASKRGDITEIVIMNYKRRR; from the coding sequence ATGAACAAAAAATTATCTAAACCATTTTTAAAATGGGCTGGTGGAAAAGGGCAGCTTTTAAATAAATTTAAAGAGCTATATCCACAAGAATTAATAAATGGAGAAGTTAAAATATATATTGAGCCATTTGTCGGTGGTGGTGCTGTTCTTTTTGATATTTTACAAAACTATCAAATTGAGAAAGCATATATAAATGATATTAATAAAGAGCTTATTAACTGCTATCGTTGTATTAAGGCAGATCTTAAAGAAGTAATAAAACAATTAGATATATTAGAAAAAGAATATTTATCAAGCGAAGATAGAGCTAGTTATTTTTATAAAGTTAGAGATAGATACAATGAAATTCATTTAAACGAACACTATGACTTTGAAAAATGTGCTGATTTTATATTTTTAAACAAAACTTGTTTTAATGGACTTTATAGGGTTAATAAAGATGGAAAGTTTAATGTACCACACGGCAAATATAAAAATCCACTAATTTGCGATAAAGAAAATTTAAGGTTGTGTTCTCATCTATTACAAAAAGTTGAAATAAGTTTTGGTAGTTATGAACAAGTCTTAGAAAAAGCAGATAATAACACATTTGTATATTTTGACCCACCATATAGACCACTTATGGAAAAGAATTCATTTGTGAGTTATGATAAATCTGGATTTGATGATAATGATCAAATAAAACTTACAGAGAATTATAAATTTTTAGATAATAAAAAATCTCTGTTGATGCTTTCAAATTCTGACCCTAAAAATACAAACGAAGAAGACAATTTCTTTGATGATATATATAAAGGTTTTGAAATTGAGAGGGTTTTTGCAAAAAGAATGATAAACTCTTCAGCAAGTAAGCGTGGCGATATAACTGAAATTGTTATAATGAACTACAAAAGGAGAAGATAG
- the pssA gene encoding CDP-diacylglycerol--serine O-phosphatidyltransferase yields MNSNNKLIYILPNLFTAGSAFTGIISILASANGEFGKAIFYLVISLVLDGLDGRVARLTKTTSKFGVEFDSLADLVAFGVAPAMLFYFSIGSEFGRFGSLITAMFVVFGAIRLARFNVTTNENEPNMFIGLPIPTAAIVAGFWIGIYNKYEILIGFEWVFIILMAALSILMVSNVRYPSFKKVDFSRANYIKALVMLVILFSLLYLYPLESATALISIYTTYGIIRAVWARFFAKNIKIKEQK; encoded by the coding sequence ATGAATAGTAATAATAAATTAATATATATACTTCCAAATTTATTTACAGCAGGTAGTGCATTTACTGGTATTATCAGTATTTTAGCTAGTGCTAATGGCGAATTTGGAAAGGCTATTTTTTATCTTGTAATCTCTCTTGTGCTTGATGGGCTAGATGGTAGAGTAGCAAGATTAACCAAAACCACATCTAAATTTGGTGTTGAATTTGATAGTTTGGCTGATTTAGTTGCTTTTGGTGTAGCTCCAGCTATGTTATTTTATTTTAGTATCGGAAGCGAATTTGGTAGATTTGGTTCACTTATTACGGCTATGTTTGTAGTTTTTGGGGCTATTAGACTAGCTAGATTTAATGTTACAACTAATGAAAATGAACCAAATATGTTTATTGGATTGCCGATTCCTACAGCTGCTATAGTCGCTGGATTTTGGATTGGAATTTATAATAAATATGAAATTTTAATTGGTTTTGAATGGGTATTTATCATTTTAATGGCGGCACTTTCGATACTTATGGTCTCAAATGTACGCTATCCAAGCTTTAAAAAGGTTGATTTTAGTCGTGCTAATTATATTAAAGCTCTCGTAATGCTTGTAATACTATTTTCACTTTTATATTTATATCCTTTAGAATCAGCTACTGCTTTGATTTCTATTTATACTACATATGGTATAATTCGTGCTGTTTGGGCGAGATTTTTTGCCAAAAATATCAAGATAAAGGAACAAAAATGA
- a CDS encoding type II restriction endonuclease, which produces MSNLGKVAKRFDYVVKTNNCIYAFETNFYSSNGSKLNETARSYKMLAEVSKSFLESLV; this is translated from the coding sequence ATTTCAAATCTAGGTAAAGTTGCTAAAAGATTTGATTATGTAGTTAAAACCAATAATTGCATTTATGCTTTTGAAACAAACTTTTATTCAAGCAATGGCTCTAAACTAAATGAAACTGCTAGAAGTTATAAAATGTTAGCTGAAGTTTCTAAAAGTTTTCTTGAATCTTTGGTTTGA
- a CDS encoding 2-isopropylmalate synthase, with the protein MDKNKIIIFDTTLRDGEQSPGASMNTEEKIQIALQLERLGVDVMEAGFAAASPGDFDAINQIAKQVESIKVASLSRALERDIKAAADAIAPAKNRRIHTFIATSPIHMEHKLKMKPDEVIKRAVEAVQYAKSFVDDVEFSCEDAGRSDISFLKEICDAVVNAGAKTLNLPDTVGFRLPYEIADMVRIMSEYIGDRAIISVHNHNDLGLAVANTLASIKAGARQVECTINGLGERAGNAALEEIVMAIKTRSDEFSGLYTDIVTKEIYATSRLVASITGIEPQPNKAIVGKNAFAHESGIHQDGVLKCAQTYEIIKAEDIGAEKNALVLGKHSGRHAFKDKLVNLGFDLNDEEVNEAFSKFKLLCDKKKEIFDDDIRALVSDEIIKIPEIYTIETLSTSSCNSGHSSAAISIKFNGEIISDAALGNGTADAIFKVIDRISKVAGELKDYKVSAVSQGKDALAKVTVKVAFGSSEPPFIGHGLDIDTMMASAKAYVSALNSYLSMKK; encoded by the coding sequence ATGGATAAAAATAAAATTATAATTTTTGATACAACATTAAGAGATGGTGAGCAAAGCCCTGGTGCTTCTATGAATACTGAAGAGAAAATTCAAATTGCTCTTCAATTAGAACGCCTTGGCGTTGATGTTATGGAGGCTGGATTTGCTGCTGCTAGTCCTGGAGATTTTGATGCGATTAATCAAATAGCCAAACAAGTAGAATCCATTAAAGTTGCTAGTCTTTCAAGAGCTCTTGAGCGTGATATAAAAGCAGCAGCCGATGCAATCGCTCCAGCAAAAAATAGAAGAATTCACACCTTCATCGCTACTAGTCCAATTCATATGGAACACAAGCTTAAGATGAAGCCTGATGAGGTTATCAAAAGAGCAGTTGAAGCGGTACAATATGCTAAAAGTTTTGTAGATGATGTTGAGTTTAGCTGTGAAGATGCTGGTAGAAGCGATATATCATTTTTAAAAGAGATATGTGATGCAGTGGTAAATGCTGGTGCTAAGACTTTAAATTTGCCTGATACTGTAGGTTTTAGATTGCCATATGAGATAGCTGATATGGTTAGAATTATGAGTGAATACATCGGAGATAGAGCTATTATATCAGTTCATAATCACAATGACCTTGGACTTGCAGTAGCAAATACTCTAGCAAGTATTAAGGCTGGAGCAAGACAGGTAGAATGTACTATTAATGGTTTGGGTGAAAGAGCTGGTAATGCAGCTTTAGAAGAGATCGTTATGGCGATCAAAACAAGAAGCGATGAATTTAGTGGATTATATACTGATATCGTTACTAAAGAGATATATGCTACAAGTCGTTTAGTAGCTAGTATTACAGGTATAGAACCACAACCAAATAAAGCAATTGTAGGCAAAAATGCCTTTGCTCACGAGAGTGGTATTCATCAAGATGGTGTGTTAAAATGCGCTCAAACATATGAAATAATCAAAGCTGAAGATATAGGAGCAGAGAAAAATGCTCTAGTTTTAGGTAAGCATAGCGGTCGTCATGCCTTTAAAGATAAGCTAGTAAATTTAGGTTTTGATCTAAATGATGAAGAGGTAAATGAAGCGTTTAGCAAATTTAAATTACTTTGTGATAAGAAAAAAGAGATTTTTGATGATGATATTAGAGCACTTGTAAGTGATGAGATTATCAAAATCCCTGAGATTTATACAATTGAAACTTTAAGTACTAGCTCATGTAACTCAGGCCATTCAAGTGCAGCTATTAGTATCAAATTTAATGGTGAGATTATTAGTGATGCAGCTCTAGGCAACGGTACGGCTGATGCGATATTTAAGGTAATTGATAGAATAAGCAAGGTTGCTGGAGAGCTAAAAGATTATAAAGTTTCAGCCGTATCTCAAGGCAAAGATGCTCTTGCTAAGGTTACTGTAAAAGTGGCCTTTGGTTCTAGTGAGCCTCCATTTATAGGTCATGGTTTAGATATAGATACTATGATGGCAAGTGCTAAAGCCTATGTAAGTGCTTTAAATAGTTATTTAAGTATGAAAAAATAG
- a CDS encoding DUF7004 family protein, protein MNILKRFIDNSIVYYDRGKFDDYCVYLKEKNLSAKAPRDIEYFQYFIDLAKIYGDSKIYNDFCLIYDKTTDVVNNAILNLITEISVSYGENSLWVDKWFTVIYLGMVAEERKANAILKKKIKRLGFHQIMMENLSAYEAANFSRGKRAVILLQECQKRGF, encoded by the coding sequence ATGAATATTTTAAAAAGATTTATTGATAATTCTATAGTATATTATGATCGTGGTAAATTTGACGACTATTGTGTGTATCTAAAAGAAAAAAATTTATCTGCAAAAGCTCCCAGAGATATTGAATATTTTCAATATTTCATTGATTTAGCTAAAATTTATGGTGATAGTAAAATATATAATGATTTTTGTTTGATATATGATAAAACAACTGATGTTGTTAATAATGCAATACTTAACCTAATAACTGAAATAAGTGTTTCGTATGGAGAAAATTCCTTGTGGGTTGATAAATGGTTTACCGTGATATATCTAGGAATGGTGGCTGAAGAAAGAAAAGCTAATGCAATACTAAAGAAAAAAATTAAACGATTAGGGTTTCATCAAATTATGATGGAAAATCTATCGGCCTATGAAGCTGCAAATTTTAGCAGAGGAAAACGTGCTGTAATATTGTTACAAGAATGTCAAAAAAGAGGTTTTTAA
- the mshL gene encoding pilus (MSHA type) biogenesis protein MshL, giving the protein MILKFFKILSLAALTINLNANECKNKKLDMSLSPNITSYEILAQLANICKFSIALSDSNATNALKTPTNLINISRLSLDEIIRLVAESNDLSYEFNDKMLSLSYIQTKTFKMDYIISARQGQAITKASVDSAPIEIGEDYQNSSQNDENNQDNIIKTTEKFDFWQDLANELKLVLNSHNDSFIAPAPIINPAAGLIHITGTANQLQRVQNYLNLLSNRLKKQVLIDVKIISVELDNSYTKGVDWSKFELGFKSYLSDGTSSRLIFNKGTTQNPAHSLKNISGGFIIGGDLRLSLDGVLNFLNTNGKSQIISSPKIMAMNNQQALISVGDNINYRIAEDITNNDTSEITKTTYKQHSVFIGILLNLLPEISDENRIMLRINPSLSSFKYSADDAKQTQPRVIAPDTMQKKLSTVVEISSGDSIILGGLIAKSLGNEINKVPILGDIPLLGYLFKSDRQTSKTSELIFIITPTIINGPILPNELGFDGVEIFNK; this is encoded by the coding sequence ATGATATTAAAGTTTTTTAAAATATTAAGTCTAGCTGCATTAACTATAAATCTAAATGCAAATGAGTGTAAAAATAAGAAATTAGATATGAGTCTAAGCCCAAATATAACATCATATGAAATTTTAGCTCAGCTTGCAAATATTTGTAAATTTAGCATTGCTTTAAGCGATTCAAACGCCACTAATGCATTAAAAACCCCAACAAATTTAATAAATATTTCACGCCTTAGTCTTGATGAAATTATACGCTTAGTAGCTGAGTCAAATGATCTTAGTTATGAGTTTAATGATAAAATGTTAAGTTTGTCATATATACAAACTAAAACCTTTAAAATGGATTATATTATCTCAGCTAGACAAGGTCAAGCAATTACTAAAGCTTCTGTAGATTCAGCTCCGATAGAGATTGGCGAGGATTATCAAAATAGTAGTCAAAATGATGAAAATAATCAAGATAATATAATAAAAACTACAGAAAAATTTGATTTTTGGCAAGATCTTGCTAATGAGCTAAAATTAGTATTAAATAGCCATAATGATTCATTTATTGCTCCAGCTCCAATCATTAATCCAGCAGCTGGGCTAATTCATATCACTGGTACTGCAAATCAACTACAAAGAGTACAAAACTATCTAAATTTGCTCTCAAACCGACTTAAAAAGCAGGTTTTAATCGATGTAAAAATAATCTCTGTTGAGCTAGATAATAGCTATACAAAAGGTGTTGATTGGAGTAAATTTGAGCTTGGTTTTAAAAGTTATTTAAGCGATGGTACTTCATCACGCCTAATTTTTAATAAAGGCACTACTCAAAATCCAGCCCATAGCCTAAAGAATATCTCTGGCGGATTTATCATTGGCGGAGATTTACGTCTTAGCCTTGATGGTGTATTAAATTTTTTAAATACTAATGGGAAAAGTCAAATAATCTCAAGTCCTAAAATAATGGCAATGAACAACCAACAAGCCCTAATCTCAGTAGGTGATAATATCAATTATAGAATTGCTGAAGATATTACTAATAATGATACTAGTGAGATTACTAAAACTACTTATAAACAGCACTCTGTATTTATAGGAATTTTACTAAACCTTCTACCTGAAATTAGCGATGAGAATCGCATAATGCTACGTATAAATCCTAGCTTAAGCAGCTTTAAATATTCAGCTGATGATGCTAAGCAGACACAACCTCGTGTAATCGCTCCAGATACTATGCAAAAAAAGTTATCTACTGTGGTAGAAATTTCTAGTGGTGATAGTATAATTTTAGGTGGTTTAATCGCTAAAAGTCTAGGTAACGAGATTAATAAAGTTCCAATTTTGGGTGATATTCCTTTGCTTGGGTATCTATTTAAAAGCGACCGACAAACTAGCAAAACCAGTGAATTAATCTTTATTATCACTCCAACTATAATTAACGGCCCGATTTTACCAAATGAACTTGGATTTGATGGAGTAGAAATATTTAATAAATAG